A window of Methanomassiliicoccales archaeon contains these coding sequences:
- a CDS encoding arsenate reductase ArsC, whose protein sequence is MEEKLILFVCVKNSARSQMAEAFFNHFNDDPRFKAMSAGTEPAEEIDSLARKVMEEIGISLEGQYPKLYTEEMADKAYIVITMGCLDKCPYAPPEKTWDWGLEDPYGKPVEKHREIRDEIKRRVLKLIEDLKAGKSRDEIIGRKSLFTL, encoded by the coding sequence ATGGAAGAAAAGCTCATCCTCTTCGTCTGCGTGAAGAACTCCGCAAGAAGTCAGATGGCGGAGGCTTTCTTCAACCACTTCAACGATGACCCAAGGTTCAAGGCCATGAGCGCCGGAACGGAGCCGGCTGAGGAGATAGACTCTCTAGCGAGGAAGGTCATGGAGGAAATCGGGATTTCCCTTGAAGGACAGTACCCGAAGCTCTACACCGAGGAGATGGCCGATAAAGCTTACATAGTCATCACGATGGGATGCCTCGACAAGTGCCCCTACGCTCCTCCGGAGAAGACCTGGGACTGGGGGCTTGAAGACCCCTACGGAAAGCCGGTAGAGAAGCACCGTGAGATCAGGGACGAGATAAAGCGCCGCGTGTTAAAGCTCATTGAAGACCTGAAGGCCGGCAAGAGCAGGGACGAGATAATAGGGAGAAAAAGCCTCTTCACTCTTTGA
- a CDS encoding OsmC family protein, with translation MERLEYSAHLKWDGNVGSEAKVREFTFNIDTNTDGHNKGPNPTEYLLAAIGGCITVNWGRLIKKMRLDVKAFEVEVRGWRGLDEPQLKEITYKITIFTNEDEKKIMRVKELAEKYGTVFNTVGAEKIKGDVEIVKPAD, from the coding sequence ATGGAGCGTCTTGAGTATTCTGCACACTTAAAGTGGGACGGCAATGTCGGGAGCGAGGCAAAGGTGAGAGAGTTTACATTTAATATAGATACGAACACAGATGGTCATAACAAGGGACCGAATCCTACGGAATATCTCTTAGCGGCGATAGGCGGTTGTATAACCGTCAACTGGGGGAGGTTAATCAAAAAGATGCGCCTCGACGTGAAGGCCTTTGAGGTTGAAGTTAGGGGCTGGCGCGGGCTCGATGAGCCTCAATTGAAGGAGATAACTTACAAGATCACCATCTTCACTAACGAAGACGAGAAGAAGATCATGCGCGTTAAAGAGCTTGCCGAGAAGTACGGAACTGTTTTCAACACGGTCGGGGCGGAGAAGATAAAGGGAGATGTGGAGATAGTAAAACCGGCGGACTAA
- a CDS encoding cation transporter, producing MIREHHHKDLKGRMLFSFVLNIVTTLAEVIGGILSGSLALLSDSLHNFSDSMSILVSYLAIKIGERERNEKYTFGYKRAEILVAFVNSAVLVGVALFLLVEAYKRFKNPEPINGPLMLGVALIGLFANLISVLLLHEHAHESMNVRSAYLHLLSDTLSSVAVVTGGIAIIKWNILWIDPLITVLISLYILRESYEILKESVEVLMEASPNLNFEEIKREIESIPGVKNAHHFHAWRVGEKEIHFECHVEVNDMPLSEAQKLIDNIAERLKSFGITHVTIQLEAGRCEDKNTICGGENG from the coding sequence ATGATAAGGGAGCATCACCACAAAGACCTCAAGGGCAGAATGCTGTTTTCCTTCGTCCTCAACATAGTGACAACACTAGCTGAAGTCATCGGCGGCATTCTCTCCGGAAGCCTGGCCCTTCTGAGCGACTCCCTCCACAATTTCAGCGACTCAATGAGCATCCTCGTGAGCTATTTGGCCATAAAGATTGGCGAGCGCGAGAGGAACGAAAAGTACACCTTTGGGTATAAGAGGGCCGAGATTCTGGTCGCATTCGTTAACTCGGCCGTTCTCGTCGGTGTTGCCCTTTTCCTCCTTGTTGAGGCCTACAAGCGGTTTAAAAATCCCGAACCTATAAACGGGCCTCTTATGCTCGGCGTTGCTTTAATTGGTCTTTTCGCCAACTTAATCTCGGTTCTCCTGCTTCATGAGCACGCACACGAGAGCATGAACGTCCGCTCTGCCTATCTCCATCTATTGAGTGACACACTGTCTTCAGTCGCAGTTGTGACCGGTGGAATAGCTATCATAAAGTGGAACATCCTCTGGATAGATCCCCTCATCACAGTCCTAATCTCGCTCTACATCCTCCGTGAAAGCTACGAAATTTTAAAAGAGAGCGTTGAAGTGCTCATGGAGGCTTCACCAAATCTAAATTTTGAGGAGATAAAACGGGAAATTGAGAGCATCCCCGGTGTTAAGAATGCACACCACTTCCACGCTTGGAGGGTGGGAGAGAAGGAAATCCACTTTGAGTGCCACGTTGAGGTTAATGATATGCCCCTCAGCGAGGCCCAGAAGCTCATAGATAATATTGCGGAGAGACTCAAAAGCTTTGGAATAACCCACGTAACGATTCAGCTCGAAGCAGGAAGGTGTGAGGATAAAAATACGATCTGCGGTGGGGAAAATGGTTAA
- a CDS encoding NifB/NifX family molybdenum-iron cluster-binding protein, which yields MVKAALPTSKGGLDERVHESLVRAETFTLVELEDGEIKDVKVLENPYKDEPYGAGSKVALFLVNLGVNVLLTPMDCPKGKAILEAGGLFSKWLKA from the coding sequence ATGGTTAAAGCTGCCCTCCCAACTTCAAAAGGTGGACTTGATGAGAGGGTGCATGAAAGCCTCGTAAGGGCAGAGACTTTCACGTTGGTGGAACTTGAGGATGGAGAAATCAAGGATGTAAAAGTTCTGGAAAATCCCTATAAGGATGAACCTTATGGTGCAGGCTCCAAGGTTGCCCTATTTCTGGTTAACCTGGGAGTAAACGTCCTCTTGACACCTATGGACTGTCCCAAGGGAAAGGCAATACTTGAGGCAGGAGGGCTGTTCTCTAAATGGTTAAAAGCGTAA
- the tnpB gene encoding IS200/IS605 family element transposase accessory protein TnpB, with protein sequence MPSETVKLTAKFKLKTEPEGLEDLFSLYSDIVNFLLDYAFENNITSFYRLKKETYKGLRREYPELPSHYIYTACQMATSIYKSYRKRKRKGKANGKPVFKKQVIMLDDHLFKLDLDGGFVKLSTPGGRLELEFYPAKYHEKFRGWKIGQAWLVKNSKGSFINIVFSEEVEVREPKAFVGVDLNENNVTLSLPEGDFIQIITHEREIRTGYFLKRRRIQKKIRSGKKRKWILEKYGMRERNRINDLYHKLANKIVELAEKYGGIALEDLTEIRDSIRYSAQLNGRLHRWSFRKLQSIIEYKAKLKGVSVVFVDPAYSSSLCPICGGKLSPNGHRVLKCECGFEADRDVVGSWNIRLRGLKMWGVSVPPESQPMKTGGWKPTRYEINTLHTLYG encoded by the coding sequence ATGCCGAGTGAGACTGTTAAGCTCACGGCAAAGTTCAAACTCAAAACAGAACCTGAAGGGTTAGAAGACCTCTTCTCCCTTTATTCTGATATTGTTAATTTTCTCCTTGATTATGCTTTCGAAAACAACATCACGAGCTTTTACCGGCTGAAGAAGGAGACTTACAAGGGCCTCCGGAGGGAATACCCAGAACTCCCAAGCCACTACATTTACACGGCCTGCCAAATGGCTACCTCAATCTACAAGAGTTACAGGAAGAGGAAGAGAAAAGGAAAAGCTAATGGAAAGCCCGTCTTCAAAAAGCAAGTGATAATGCTTGATGATCATCTTTTCAAACTCGACCTTGACGGTGGATTTGTCAAGCTCTCAACTCCCGGCGGAAGGCTGGAACTGGAGTTTTACCCTGCAAAATACCACGAGAAGTTTAGAGGGTGGAAAATAGGACAAGCGTGGCTTGTTAAAAATTCAAAGGGGAGTTTCATCAATATTGTCTTTTCCGAGGAGGTTGAAGTTAGAGAGCCAAAAGCCTTTGTTGGTGTGGACTTGAACGAAAACAATGTTACCCTTAGCCTTCCAGAGGGGGATTTTATCCAGATCATCACCCACGAGAGGGAGATTAGAACGGGCTACTTCCTAAAGAGAAGGAGAATTCAAAAGAAGATAAGAAGTGGTAAAAAGAGAAAATGGATTTTGGAAAAATATGGGATGAGGGAGAGAAACAGGATAAATGATTTATATCACAAATTAGCCAATAAGATTGTTGAACTGGCGGAAAAGTATGGTGGTATTGCTCTCGAAGACTTGACGGAAATCAGGGACTCGATAAGGTATTCCGCCCAATTGAATGGCCGTCTTCACCGTTGGAGTTTTCGTAAACTTCAATCCATTATCGAGTATAAAGCCAAGTTAAAGGGTGTGAGTGTCGTTTTTGTCGATCCTGCTTACTCTTCATCCCTGTGTCCGATATGTGGGGGTAAGTTAAGCCCGAATGGGCACAGGGTTTTGAAATGCGAGTGTGGTTTTGAGGCTGACCGTGACGTGGTCGGCTCTTGGAATATTCGTTTGAGGGGCCTGAAGATGTGGGGAGTCTCCGTTCCCCCCGAAAGCCAGCCAATGAAGACGGGAGGCTGGAAGCCTACCCGTTATGAAATTAACACTTTACACACACTTTACGGGTAG
- a CDS encoding ferredoxin family protein — MADNWYPIIDYDKCTGCLTCANFCPHGVYDASEGKPKVIKPEECVEFCRGCQRICPTGAISYFGDS, encoded by the coding sequence ATGGCAGACAACTGGTATCCCATAATCGACTATGACAAGTGCACCGGCTGCTTAACTTGTGCAAACTTCTGCCCCCATGGGGTTTACGATGCCTCCGAGGGCAAGCCCAAAGTGATAAAACCAGAGGAGTGCGTGGAGTTCTGCAGGGGTTGCCAAAGGATATGCCCAACGGGGGCTATAAGCTACTTTGGAGACTCTTGA
- a CDS encoding NifB/NifX family molybdenum-iron cluster-binding protein, translated as MRIAIPAEDNRGLESNVSRHFGRAEYFVFVDVEEGKTKNVEVVEVPFDEHSPGDLPNFIKEHNAEVVLAYGMGRRAINEAMSVDTQEG; from the coding sequence ATGAGAATTGCAATACCTGCCGAGGATAACAGGGGCTTAGAAAGCAACGTAAGTAGGCACTTTGGAAGGGCTGAGTATTTTGTTTTTGTTGATGTTGAAGAGGGAAAAACAAAGAACGTAGAGGTTGTTGAAGTGCCCTTTGATGAACATAGTCCAGGAGATTTGCCGAACTTTATCAAGGAACACAATGCCGAGGTAGTTCTAGCTTACGGAATGGGGAGGAGAGCAATTAATGAAGCCATGAGCGTTGATACTCAGGAGGGATGA
- a CDS encoding fructose 1,6-bisphosphatase translates to MAVGEKITISVIKADIGGWPGHCKVHPALIEKANELLGKAKEEGTIIDFYATYCGDDLQLIMTHKNGVDSEKIHGLAWNVFKEATEIAKELGLYGAGQDLLKDAFSGNVRGMGPGVAEMEITLRKSEPIVTFHMDKTEPGAFNLPIFRMFADPFNTAGLVIDPHMHMGFRFEIWDIKEHKRVIMNSPEELYDILALIGAKSRYVIKRVYPKKGHKLPEDEPVAVISTEKLYEIAGEYVGKDDPVAIVRAQSGLPALGEVLEPFAFPHLVSGWMRGSHNGPIMPVPLKYATPSRFDGPPRVVALGWQINKDGKLIGPVDLFEDVAFDKAREKALEIADYIRRHGPFEPHRLPLEEMEYTTLPGVLEKLKDRFEPI, encoded by the coding sequence ATGGCAGTTGGAGAAAAGATAACCATCAGCGTGATAAAGGCTGATATTGGCGGATGGCCGGGACACTGCAAGGTTCATCCAGCCCTTATCGAGAAGGCTAATGAGCTTTTGGGTAAGGCAAAAGAAGAGGGGACAATAATTGATTTCTACGCCACATACTGCGGTGATGATTTGCAGCTTATTATGACACATAAAAATGGAGTAGACAGTGAGAAAATACACGGTCTAGCTTGGAACGTGTTTAAAGAAGCGACTGAGATAGCAAAAGAACTCGGTCTCTACGGAGCTGGTCAGGATTTACTTAAAGATGCCTTTAGTGGGAACGTTAGAGGAATGGGCCCAGGAGTGGCCGAGATGGAGATTACCCTGAGAAAAAGCGAGCCTATCGTTACATTCCACATGGATAAGACAGAGCCAGGAGCATTCAACCTGCCGATCTTTAGAATGTTTGCCGATCCCTTCAACACTGCTGGACTGGTCATTGATCCCCACATGCACATGGGCTTTAGATTTGAGATATGGGACATAAAGGAGCACAAGAGGGTTATTATGAACTCACCTGAAGAGCTTTACGACATTTTGGCACTGATAGGTGCAAAGTCAAGATACGTAATAAAGCGCGTGTATCCAAAGAAAGGGCACAAGCTCCCTGAAGATGAGCCGGTTGCCGTTATAAGCACCGAAAAGCTTTACGAAATTGCTGGTGAATACGTAGGAAAAGACGACCCAGTGGCAATAGTAAGGGCTCAAAGCGGTCTCCCTGCCCTTGGAGAAGTCTTGGAGCCATTTGCATTCCCACACTTGGTAAGTGGATGGATGAGAGGAAGTCACAACGGCCCAATAATGCCCGTTCCCCTCAAGTATGCAACTCCCTCAAGATTCGATGGACCTCCAAGGGTTGTAGCGTTAGGATGGCAGATCAACAAGGATGGAAAGCTGATAGGTCCAGTTGACCTCTTTGAGGATGTGGCATTTGATAAAGCAAGAGAAAAGGCATTGGAGATTGCAGATTACATAAGAAGACATGGACCCTTTGAACCACATCGCTTACCGCTTGAGGAGATGGAATACACAACTTTGCCAGGTGTTTTAGAGAAGCTTAAGGACAGATTTGAGCCGATTTGA